The window GCTCGGCACCGAAGTGCAGCGCCGTGCGCTGGCGCTGGCCACCATCCTCGAACCCCTGCTGATCGTGGTGATGGGCGCCGTGGTGATGCTGATCGTGCTGGCCGTTCTGCTGCCGATCATCCAGCTCAACACCTGGGTCAAATGAAAAAGGCCGGCCCCACAGGGCCGGCCTCCATTGCCGAACGACGTCGCTGCGCCGAATCAGAGCACGGTCGCCTTCGACGATGCGCGCTGGTTCAGGGCGCTCGCGTCGCTGAGCGGCGTGCCGGCCTGCTTCAGCGACACGAAGGTCGACGGATGCAACTCGGACAGACGCGACGCTTCGATCTGGCGCACGAAGTGCCAGCCCGAAGGCGTCTTGACGTAGGCAAAACCCGTCGGCAGATCGACGAACACGCCGAAATCCTCGACCGGCAGGGTCGTTTCGGCCTGCGCGGGCAGCAAGGCCGCCGCAACCAGGGACAGGGTAATCAGGGGGCGGAACAGGGTCTTCATGACGAACCTCTAACCAAGCAGTCGATCGACGGCAGCCTCGTAGGTCACCGTCACCGTCGTTTCTGAAGCAGTCGATCGACGGGGTTTAGCCCGTCACCGTCACACTAGGGTAAACCATTATATCCGGATCTGTGTCTGCCTGCACAGAACCTGTTGCAGTGCGGCATCGGCTTGCTCTTCCCGATCCCCCCGGCACGTGGGTTGCATGCGATCTGCTCGGGGTTTGCCCCGTTGATCCGAGGCTGGCTTGCGGCAGGCTTTGCTGCAATGCATCTCAATGGGTTGTCGTCTGGAGGATCTGAATGCCATCCACCGCCACAGAACTCGTGACCGTGCCGACCGGGCTGCCGCGATCAGGCTTGCCCATCGCCCACATGCGCAGCGTCTACCGCCTCGGTGACGTTGAGCGCCGGCTCGAGAAGCTGCCACCCAAGGAACACGAGAGCCTGCGTGCCACCTACGAACGCATGCTCGAAAAGGGCGCGGAGCGCTTCCAGGTCAAGCCCTCGGGCGTGCCGGCGATGGATCATCTCTACGAGCAACTGCCCAATTTCCACGACGTGCTCGACGACGTGAAGCGCCAGCTGGCGCTGTGCCACGACAGCCGCGACGCGCTCGAGATCACGCCGATGCTGCTGTTGGGTCCCCCGGGTGTCGGCAAGACCCATTTCGCGCGCGAGATGGCGCAGTTGCTCGGCACCGGCCTGGGCTTCCTGTCGATGAGTTCCCTGACAGCCGGCTGGGTGCTCAGCGGCGCCTCCAGCCAGTGGAAGGGTGCGCGGCCCGGCAAGGTGTTCGAGACCCTGGTCGACGGTCAGTACGCCAACCCGGTGATGGTGGTGGACGAGATCGACAAGACCGGTGGCGAGCACGCTTACGACCCGCTGGGCGCGCTGTACGGCCTGCTGGAGCACGACACCGCCGGCAGCTTCACCGACGAGTTCGCGGAGGTCGCGATCGACGCCAGCCAGGTGATCTGGGTCGCCACCGCCAACGATGCACGGGCGATTCCCGAGCCCATCCTGAACCGCATGAACGTGTTCGAGGTGCAGATGCCCGATGCCGCCGCGGCGCGTGCGATCGCTGCGCGCCTGTACCGCGGCATCCGCGCCGACCATGACTGGGGCAGCCGCTTCGCGCCGGAGCCCGGCGACGACGTGCTCGATGCGATGGCCGAGCTGGCGCCGCGCGAGATGCGGCGCGCCTGGATGACGGCCTTCGGCAACGCCAAGCTCGCCGGCCGTGCGGCGGTCGAGCCGCGCGATCTGCCGGAAGCGCACGGCCGGAAGGCCGCCATCGGCTTCATGCAGTAGCGCTCTTCGCTGCGGGCCGGCGCAGCGCACGCCGCCCGGCTAGCATCGGTGCATGTCCGTTTCCCTTGCCGGCCAGCTGGTCGTGGCCATCTCCTCGCGCGCGCTGTTCGACTTCGAAGAAGAGAACACCATCTTCGAAGGCAACG is drawn from Methylibium petroleiphilum PM1 and contains these coding sequences:
- a CDS encoding AAA family ATPase, which encodes MPSTATELVTVPTGLPRSGLPIAHMRSVYRLGDVERRLEKLPPKEHESLRATYERMLEKGAERFQVKPSGVPAMDHLYEQLPNFHDVLDDVKRQLALCHDSRDALEITPMLLLGPPGVGKTHFAREMAQLLGTGLGFLSMSSLTAGWVLSGASSQWKGARPGKVFETLVDGQYANPVMVVDEIDKTGGEHAYDPLGALYGLLEHDTAGSFTDEFAEVAIDASQVIWVATANDARAIPEPILNRMNVFEVQMPDAAAARAIAARLYRGIRADHDWGSRFAPEPGDDVLDAMAELAPREMRRAWMTAFGNAKLAGRAAVEPRDLPEAHGRKAAIGFMQ